A single region of the Carassius gibelio isolate Cgi1373 ecotype wild population from Czech Republic chromosome A14, carGib1.2-hapl.c, whole genome shotgun sequence genome encodes:
- the LOC128027270 gene encoding forkhead box protein O4, translating into MEEENVPPIDPDFEPQSRPRSCTWPLPRPDISAVKAGGGDGSESAAGTPPTEEDKHELQPIISEPEKVAVSEGGAVAGVGGATPRKGSSRRNAWGNQSYADLISQAIENSPEKRLTLAQIYDWMVKTVPYFKDKGDSNSSAGWKNSIRHNLSLHNKFLRVHNESTGKSSWWMLNPEGGKTGKAPRRRAASMDNSSKLLKSRLRAKQTKKQAGAAGIGGSGGALQGEGASGPGSADSPGPPGQFGKWGVNSNSPSSRGSLDDPDMWTSFRPRTSSNASTLSGRLSPIATGQEEEDDLPEDGLLGGYSTGNLPPTLMEELDLIDGLTLMTGSQGGASPSTAPPAPPQPLPSASTLLPRGSSFPSFRQLQQSQATQGSTPPGPQSSVQPSARSSTSPSSFGNSLFSPLPGPGHSGFSTHVPSSLEVLLTSDSPPPSDVMMTQMDPLMPSQEGGGLLGLGGSMSSNQAKAGQMLLRKGIDTSTVGQMSLRPQPQLQHSQMGFGMMHPAMSQEPPQLATVKTQHQVPGAGLLQHGTVLSPGGNGGLQGLGQFATPPFFMPSQDRLPTDLDIDMFTENLDCDVEYIINNDFMDGDLDDFNFDPIIQGGQGYTGPATTQSSSHNWVPS; encoded by the exons ATGGAGGAAGAAAACGTACCCCCGATTGACCCAGATTTTGAGCCGCAGAGCAGACCGAGGTCATGTACATGGCCGCTGCCTAGACCAGATATCTCAGCTGTCAAAGCTGGGGGGGGCGACGGCTCAGAGTCTGCTGCAGGAACTCCACCCACCGAGGAAGATAAACACGAGCTTCAGCCAATCATATCCGAGCCTGAGAAAGTCGCGGTCTCGGAGGGCGGGGCTGTCGCCGGAGTGGGCGGGGCCACGCCTCGAAAAGGCTCTTCCAGGCGTAATGCCTGGGGTAATCAGTCCTACGCGGATCTGATCAGCCAGGCGATTGAAAACTCGCCAGAAAAACGACTTACTTTGGCGCAGATCTACGATTGGATGGTCAAAACGGTGCCGTATTTTAAGGACAAAGGAGACAGTAATAGTTCTGCTGGGTGGAAG aacTCCATTCGTCACAATTTATCACTCCACAACAAGTTCCTGCGAGTGCACAATGAGTCGACTGGAAAGAGCTCTTGGTGGATGCTCAACCCTGAGGGGGGCAAGACTGGCAAAGCCCCTCGCCGCCGTGCCGCCTCCATGGACAACAGCAGCAAATTGCTTAAAAGTCGTTTGCGAGCAAAGCAAACTAAAAAGCAGGCAGGAGCGGCAGGGATCGGAGGTTCTGGAGGTGCCCTGCAGGGTGAGGGTGCTTCTGGTCCTGGCAGTGCAGACAGTCCCGGGCCTCCAGGTCAGTTCGGAAAGTGGGGAGTGAACAGCAACAGCCCTTCCTCTCGCGGCAGCCTGGACGACCCGGATATGTGGACGAGTTTTAGGCCACGTACAAGCTCCAATGCCAGCACGCTGAGCGGGAGGCTTTCTCCCATTGCCACGGggcaggaggaagaggatgacCTACCTGAGGACGGCCTTCTTGGTGGCTATTCCACAGGAAATCTTCCCCCAACACTAATGGAAGAACTGGATTTGATTGATGGGCTAACTTTAATGACTGGTTCGCAAGGTGGTGCGAGCCCAAGCACAGCTCCTCCTGCCCCACCTCAGCCTCTGCCCTCGGCGTCCACCCTGCTGCCTCGAGGGTCCAGCTTTCCTTCATTTCGGCAGCTGCAGCAATCGCAGGCTACGCAGGGATCCACTCCACCGGGCCCGCAGAGCTCGGTTCAACCCAGTGCCAGATCCAGCACAAGCCCATCGAGCTTTGGAAACTCACTTTTCAGCCCCCTGCCCGGTCCTGGTCACAGTGGTTTCAGCACTCACGTGCCCTCCAGCCTCGAAGTGCTCCTGACCTCCGATTCGCCCCCACCTAGCGATGTTATGATGACTCAGATGGATCCTCTCATGCCAAGCCAAGAAGGTGGTGGGCTTTTGGGGCTCGGGGGATCTATGTCCAGCAACCAAGCTAAGGCAGGTCAGATGTTGCTGAGAAAAGGCATTGACACAAGTACTGTGGGGCAGATGAGCCTCCGGCCTCAACCCCAACTCCAGCACTCACAGATGGGCTTTGGAATGATGCACCCAGCCATGAGCCAGGAACCGCCTCAGCTCGCAACTGTAAAGACCCAGCATCAGGTGCCAGGCGCTGGGCTTCTGCAGCACGGAACTGTCCTGTCACCTGGAGGGAATGGAGGCCTGCAAGGTCTAGGCCAGTTTGCAACACCACCCTTCTTCATGCCCTCCCAGGACCGTCTGCCTACAGACTTGGATATCGACATGTTCACTGAAAACCTGGACTGTGATGTGGAATACATtatcaacaatgattttatggaTGGAGATCTGGATGACTTCAACTTTGACCCCATCATACAGGGTGGACAGGGCTATACTGGGCCAGCAACCACACAGAGCTCCTCCCACAATTGGGTGCCCAGTTAA